The sequence GGAAGCCGGTGCCGATGGTGAGCAGGGATAAATACCAAATGCCGTTCATATACGGCGGCAGCCCGAGGACCGCACCGAGGTTGAAGTTCTCGATGGTGTTGAGGGCGATCAAGTGCAGGACGCCGCTGAGGGCCGCCGCTCCCAGCAGCAGCTGAGCTTTACGGATGCCGGCCCCGGGAGCCTTGAGAATGGCGGCGGTGGCAATGCCGCCGGGGAAGGCCAGGCGGTTGAAGTCGATCATCTGCTTGCGCAGCGGGATGATGAAGGCGATGCCCAGAACGCCTCCGGCGATGCTGCCGAGGACGGTCAGGGGCTTGTTGAAATCCTCGATGCCGAGGATGAAGATCGCCGGTAGCGAGAACATCAGCCCGGCGGAGGCGCCGTTGACGGCGCTGGCCAGGGTCTGATTGATGTTGTTCTCGATGATCGAGTTGCGCCCCATGAGGCCGCGCAGGATGAAGAATCCTAGGATGGCGGCGAGCTCCGATCCTTCGATGGAGAAGCCGAGCTTGAGGCTGAGATAGCCGATGGACAGGACGATCACCGCGCCGATGCCGTAGCCGGTGAGCACCGCCGGGATGGTGATCTCCGGGTAGGGCCCTCGACGCACCGGTCGCTGGGACTTGGGTTGGTCGTTCACCTGGGAGCCTCCGAGCTGCGGACCGGGGGATCAGCGATCCCCGTGGCCATGGGTTTGCCGCAAAGTTCTCAAGACCTTAGGTCTCCGGCGGCGAGGTGTCAAGAGCGGCTTGCTCCTGCCCCTTGAACCTGAGGCTCGGCAATGGTCAAATCCCCGGGATGAGCACCGACGACCAGCCCCAGAGGGGTTCCCAAGCAGCCGCCGCCGAGCCACCGCTGACCATGTCGGCGGCGGATCTGGACGAATCCGACGTCGCGGCGGTGATGGAAGTGCTGCGCTCCGGGCGGCTGGCTCTGGGGCCCTGGGCGGAGCGCTTCGAGGCCGTCCTGGCGGAGTATGTGGGGGTGCGCCACGGCATCGCCGTCAGCTCCGGCACCGCCGGTCTTCACGTGCTGGTGCGGGCTCTGGGCTTGGGCCCCGGGGACGAGGTGCTGGTGCCGTCCTTCACCTTCGTGGCCAGCGTCACGCCGCTGCTTTTCGAAGGGGTGACGCCGGTCTTCCTGGAGATCGAAGGCGAAACCTTCAACCTCGATCCGGAGGAGCTGGAGCGGCGCCGCACGCCGCGGACCAAGGCGGTGATGGTGGTGGACGCCTTCGGTCATCCGGCGCCCTGGGACGAGCTCCAGGCCTTTGCCGGCGAGCATGACCTGCACCTCATCGACGATTGCTGCGAGGCTTTGGGGGCTGAGCACCGGGGCACCAAGCTGGGAGCGCTGGGGGAGGCCGGTGTTTTCGCCTTCTATCCCAACAAGCAGATGACCACCGGCGAGGGGGGCCTCATCGTCACCGACGACGACGAGC comes from Acidobacteriota bacterium and encodes:
- a CDS encoding DegT/DnrJ/EryC1/StrS family aminotransferase, with the translated sequence MSTDDQPQRGSQAAAAEPPLTMSAADLDESDVAAVMEVLRSGRLALGPWAERFEAVLAEYVGVRHGIAVSSGTAGLHVLVRALGLGPGDEVLVPSFTFVASVTPLLFEGVTPVFLEIEGETFNLDPEELERRRTPRTKAVMVVDAFGHPAPWDELQAFAGEHDLHLIDDCCEALGAEHRGTKLGALGEAGVFAFYPNKQMTTGEGGLIVTDDDELAAVARSLRNQGRSSMGQWLAHERLGYNYRLDEMSAALGCSQLARLEDFLRRRQRVADLYARRLDGLPFVRPPQVADHVRMSWFVYVVLLEPGLDRQPVMDAMAEQGVPTRAYFSPIHLQPFIRQSLDTAEGDLPVTEDLARRTIALPFHNRLQPEQVDRVVTALEQAVRGLGRSW